GCGCGACGTCATCGACCGGCCGCAGCAGGAGGCCACCCGCGCCTTCCTCAGCCACTTCCACACACGCGGCTGAATCCGGGGCTGAATCCAGGGCTGACCCGGTTTCACTCCTGCTCGGGCAGGCGGAAGGTGGCGACGGCGTCGCGGAACCCCCCCAGGAAATCCTGCGCGAGGGTGGACAGCGACCGCTGCGCCGAATGCAGCACCACCATTTCGAAGGTGATGGCCGGTTCGAAGGGGCGGATGGCGACGCCGCGCCCCGCATACTCCTGCGCCGTGAAGGGGTCGACGATGGAGATTCCCGCCCCGGCGGCGACCATGGCGCAGGCGATCATGGTGAGTTGCGTCTCCACCCGCATGGTCCGGGCGACGCCGTGCTCGGCGAACATCGCGTCGACGGAATAGCGCATCAGCGTGGCGGCGCCGAGCGCGATGAAGGCCTCGCCCGCGAAATCCTCCGGGATGAGCCGCTTGCGCGCGGCCAGCGGGTGGTTGCTCGGCACCACGGCGACCGCCCGCACCCGCGGCATCCGCTCGCACAGCACCGTCGCGTGCTCCACCGCCGACTGGCCGAATCCCAGCTCGCATTGGCCGGCGGCCACCCAATCGAGCACCTGGGGGGAACTGCTGCCCCACAGCGACACGTCCACCCGCGGCCGCTCCTCAAGGAAGCGGGCGACGAAGCGCGGCAGGAAGCCGATGGCCATCGCCGGCATGGCGGCCACCCGCAGCGTGCCCGCCCGCCGCTCCTGGAGGTCGCGCGCCGCCTGCTCGATCCGCTCCAGCCCGACGAAGGACCGCTCCACCTCCTGGTACAGCGACATCGCCTCGCTGGTCGGCGCGATGCGCGAGCCGCGCCGCTCGAACAGCGTCAGCTTCAGCGCGTATTGCAGGTCGGCGATCAGGCGGCTGACCGCCGGCTGGGAGATGTTCAGAAGCTCCGCCGCCGCGGTGATTCCGCCGGTCAGCATGACGGCGCGGAACGCCTCGATCTGGCGGGGATTGAGCATTCCAGAGCGGTCCAAGGGTGTCAGATGCGTTGCAGCATAACATTCGTTTATAGACACCGCCAACAATTCGATTTGACGATTATGCCGACGGGGCGCGACGCTCCGGGGGTGCGACAAAACGCGCAAGCGCTGGGAAACGAACCAGAACAGGAGAGGGACAGATGCGAGCGTTGGTGTACGGCCTGATGGCAACCGCCGCCCTGGGATGCGGTGTCGCGCAGGCGCAGCAGAAGACCCTGTATGTCGCCGCCTACGGCGGGTCCTTCGAGCAGACCATGCGCAAGGACATCATCCCGGCCTTCGAGAGCAAGACGGGCGTGAAGGTCGAGTATGTCGCCGGCAATTCCACCGACAACCTCGCCAAGCTCCAGGCCCAGAAGGGCAACCAGCAGATCGACGTGGTGATCCTGGACGACGGTCCGATGTACCAGGCGGTGGCGCTGGGCTTCTGCGCCGACATCGCCAAGGCGCCGGTCTACGACGACCTCTACGATCTGGCGAAGATTCCCTCGGGCAAGGCGGTCAGCGTCGGCGCGGTCGGCACCGGCATCGTCTACAACAAGAAGGTCTTCGACGAGAACGGCTGGGCCGCCCCCGCCTCCTGGAAGGACATCGAGGACGCCAAGTACCGCAAGAAGCTGGTCATCCCGCCGATCAACAACAGCTACGGCCTGCACGCGCTGGTGATGATGGCGCGGCTCGATGGCGGCGGCGAGAAGAACATCGACCCCGGCTTCAAGGCCTTCAAGGACAAGGTGAACCCGAACGTGCTCGCCTACGAGCCGTCGCCGGGCAAGATGACCGAGCTGTTCCAGAGCGGACAGGCCACCGTCGCCGTCTGGGGCTCGGGCCGCGCCAAGGCGCTGGCCGACACCGGCTTCCCCGCCGCCTTCGTCTACCCGAAGGAGGGCGGCATCGTGCTGGCCTCGGCGGCCTGCGCCATCACCGGCAGCAAGCAGGCGGCGGAAGCCCAGCAGTTCATCCAGCACATGCTGTCGCCCGAGGTGCAGACCGTGATGGCGACCGGCGCCGGCTTCGGCCCGGTGAACAAGACAGTCACCCTGACCGCCGACCAGCAGGTGGGCATCCCCTACGGCCCCGAGCAGATGGGCAAGCTGCTGGTGGTCGACTGGGACACCATCAACGCCAACCGCGAGGTCTGGAACAAGCGCTGGACCCGCGAGATCGAGCGCTGACCGCCGCGTCCGGCCCGCCCCCGCGGCGGGCCGGAGTTTTCCAGGCTCCTTGGTGGGAGACGACGCCATGCCTTACCTTGTCCTCGATCGGCTGACCAAGCGGTTCGGCCCCTGGGTCGCCGTCGACAACCTGTCCCTGACGGTGGAGAAGGGGGAACTGGTCTCGCTGCTCGGCCCGTCGGGCTGCGGCAAGACCACGACGCTCCAGATGATCGCCGGCTTCCTCGACCCCAGCGCCGGGCGCGTCACGCTGGACGGCGCCGACCTTCTGGCGAAGAAGCCCAACGAGCGCGGGCTTGGCATCGTCTTCCAGAGCTACGCCCTGTTCCCCCACATGACGGCGGCGGAGAACGTCGCCTTCGGGCTGGAGATGCGCGGCATCCCGCGCGCCGACCGCGACCGCATGGTGCGCGACGCGCTCCAGCTCGTCGGGCTGGGGGCCTTCGGCGACCGCTACCCGCGGCGCATGTCCGGCGGCCAGCAGCAGCGCGTGGCGCTGGCCCGCGCCATGGTCATCAAGCCGAGCCTGCTGCTGCTCGACGAGCCGCTGTCCAACCTCGACGCCAAGATGCGCGAGGAGATGCAGATCGAGCTGCGGCGCATCCAGCGCAGCGTCGGCACCACCATGATCCTCGTCACCCACGACCAGGCGGAGGCGATGGCCCTGTCCGACCGGGTGGTCATCATGAACAAGGGCCGGGTCGAGCAAGTCGCGGCCCCGCAGGACGCCTACGACAACCCGGCCAGCGCCTTCGTCGCCAACTTCCTCGGCCGCACCAACCTGCTCCAGGGCACGGTGCGCCGCGACGGCGCCGGGCGGCGGATCGACGTGGCCGGCACCGCGTGGCCGGTCGCGGCGGAGCTGCCGGACGGCCCCGGCCTGCTGACGGTGCGGCCGGAGAAGGTCCGCTTCGTGGACGGCGCCGGCGTGCCGGGCCTCGTCCGGGCGCGGGTCTTCCAGGGCACCCAATGGCTGTTCGACATCCGCACAGAGGCCGGCGACCTAACGGTGATCCGCCAGCACGACGGCCAGACCCTGCCGGCGGAGAACGAGCCGGTCATGGTCGGCTGGCGGGCGGAGGACATGCGCGTGATGGCGGGTGAGGTATGACCGCCGTGGACGCTCACAAATCCATGATGGAGTCTTCGGACGCGGCGCCGGAATCGGCTCTGCCGGACCGGCCGGAGCGCCGCCCGCTGGCGCCCTACCTGCTCAGCCTGCCGGCGCTGGCGCTGTTCGCCGTGCTGCTGCTGGTGCCGCTGGTCATGACCGGGCTCCTGTCGCTGAACAGCTTCGGTTTCTACACGGGCATCCAGGACGTCTGGCAGCTCGGCAACTACATCGACATCGTCACCGACGACTATTTCCACGAGATCTTCCTGCGCACCTTCCGCATCGCCGTGGTGGTGACCCTGCTCTGCGCCGTGCTCGGCGCGCCGGAGGCCTACATCCTGCGCCGCATGCGGTCGCCCTGGCGCGGCCTGTGCCTGCTGGTGGTCCTGGGGCCGCTGCTGATCTCGGTGGTGTCGCGCACGCTCGGCTGGGCGCTGCTGTTCGGCTCCACCGGCATCATCAACACGGGGCTGCTGGCGGTCGGGCTGATCGCGACGCCGATCGAGTTCATGTACACCGAGACCGGCGTCATCATCGCCCTGACCCATGTGCTGGTGCCCTTCATGGTGCTGTCGGTCTGGGCGTCGCTGCAGCGGCTGGACCCGCAGGTCGAGAACGCCGCGCTGTCGCTGGGGGCCAAGCCCTTCACCGTGCTGCGCCGGGTGGTGCTGCCGCAGGTCGTGCCGGGCATCCTGTCGGGCTCGATCATCGTCTTCGCGCTGGCCGCCAGCGCCTTCGCCACCCCGGCGATCATCGGCGGGCGGCGGCTGAAGGTGGCGGCGACGCTGGCCTACGACGAGTTCCTGAACACGCTGAACTGGCCGCTGGGCGCCGCCATCGCGATCCTTCTGCTGCTCGCCAACATCGTGATCATCGTCGGCTGCAACCGGCTGGTCGAACGTCGCTACAAGCAGGTGTTCGAATGAACCGCAACGGCCCCGTCGCCCTGGTCTTCCACACGCTGTTCCTGGCCTTCCTGCTGGCGCCGATCCTGGTCGTCTGCGTGGTCGCCTTCACCTCGCAGGGCTATCTGTCGCTGCCGACCGAGGGGCTGTCGCTGCGCTGGTTCAAGGCCATCGGCGACAACCCGGAATTCGCGCGGGCCTTCCGCGACAGCCTGCTGCTGGGGGCGGTCAGCTCCACCATCGCGGTGGCCTTCTCGGTCCCGGCGGCGCTGGCCATCGCCCGCCACCAGTTCCGCGGGCGCGAGGCGATCACCGCGCTGTTCCTGTCGCCGCTGATGGTGCCGCACATCGTGCTGGGCATCGCCTTCCTGCGCTTCTTCACGCAGATCGGGCTGGGCGGGACCTTCGCCGGGCTGGTGCTGAGCCATGTGGTCATCATCCTGCCCTTCGCGCTGCGGCTGATCCTGGCGGCCTCCACCGGCATGGACCGCTCCATCGAGAACGCCGCGGCCTCGCTCGGCGCCACCTCCTGGACGACCTTCCGGCGGGTGACGCTGCCGCTGATCCTGCCGGGCGTGGCGAGCGGCTGGGTGCTGGCCTTCATCAACAGCTTCGACGAGGTGACGATGACCGTCTTCATCGCCTCGCCCGAGACGACGACGCTGCCGGTGCGTCTCTTCCTCTACATCCAGGACAACATCGACCCGCTGGTCGCCGCGGTGTCCGCCTCGCTGATCTTCATGACGGTGGCGGCGATGCTGGTGCTCGACCGGCTCTACGGGCTTGAGCGGCTGCTGGTCGGCCGCGGACAGGAGTGAGCGTCACCATGACCGAGTTAACGAGGTCCGACTGCGACGTCGCCGTGATCGGCGGTGGGCTGGTCGGGTCGGCCATCGCCTGGGGCCTCGCCCAGCAGGGGCAGACGGTCGCCGTCCTCGACGAGGGGGACGTCGCCGTCCGCCCGTCGCGCGGCAACTTCGCCCTGGTCTGGGTGCAGGGCAAGGGGCTGGGCCTGCCGGAATATGCCGGCTGGACCAAGATGTCCTCCGACACATGGACCGGCTTCGCCGAGCGGCTTCAGGAGCAGACCGGGATCGACGTATGCTACCGCCGGCCGGGCGGCTTCCTGCCCCTGCTGTCGGAGGAGGAGATGGAGCGGCGCGCCGGCCAGCTCCGCCGCCTGCACAACCAGCCGAACGTCGTCCGCTACGACTACGAGATGATGGACCGCGCCGCCGTGGCGAAGGAGATGCCCTTCATCGGCAAGGACGTGGTCGGGGCGAGCTACTGCCCGCTCGACGGCCATTGCAACTCGCTGAAGCTGCTGCGCGCGCTGCACACGGGGATGAGCCTCTCCGGGGTCTCCTATCTGCCGCACCACCGGGTGGAGCGGATCGAGCCGCGCGACGGCGGATTCCGCATGGTCACCGCCTCGGGGGACGAGCTGCGGTCGGGCAAGGTGGTCATCGCCGCCGGCCACGACGCCCGCCGTCTCGCCCCCATGGTCGGGCTCGACGCCCCGGTGCGGCCGGAGCGCGGCCACGTCATCGTGACGGAGAAGACCGCCCCCTTCCTGAACTTCCCGGTCGGCTTCATCCGCCAGACCGACGAGGGCGGGGTCATGATCGGCGACAGCTTCGAGGATGCCGGGCTCGACACCACGGTGCGCAACGGCGTCACCTCGACCATCGCCGACCGCGCGCTGCGCATCTTCCCGCTGCTCGGCAAGCTGAACGTGGTGCGGACCTGGGCGGCGCTGCGCGTGCTGACCCCGGACGGCTTCCCGATCTACGAGCAGTCCACCACCATGCCCGGCGCCTTCGTCGCCACCTGCCACAGTGGCGTGACGCTCGCCGCCAACCACGCGCTGGCGCTGGCGCCGCACATCGCCGCCGGCACCCTGCCCGACGAATTCTCGGCCTTCAGCGCCCGGAGGTTCCATGTTCCAGCGGTTGCCTGACGCGGGCGGAGAGCGCGTCTCCTTCACCATCGACGGCCGCCCGGCCGAGGCGCTGTCCGGCGACAGCGTCGCCGCCGCCCTGATCGCCAACGGGGTCGGCGCCTGCCGCACCACCCCGGTGTCCGGCGCGCCGCGCGGCCCCTACTGCATGATGGGCGTGTGCTTCGACTGTCTGGTGACCATCGACGGCACCGGCAACCAGCAGGGCTGCCAGATCCGCGTGCGCCCCGGCATGCGGGTGGAGACCCAGAACGGCAAGCGGGAGATCGACCGGTGACCGACCTGAAGCCTCGTTACGATCTGGCGGTGATCGGCGCCGGCCCGGCCGGCCTCGCCGCCGCCACGCTGGCCGCCAAGCGCGGCCTGTCCACCGTCCTGCTGGACGAGCAGACGGCCCCCGGCGGCCAGATCTACCGCGCCATCACCCGCTCGCCGGTGAAGAATCCCAGCGTCCTCGGGACCGACTACTGGCACGGCGCCGATCTGGTCGGGCCGTTCCGCGACAGCGGCGCGGATTACCTGCCCGGCACCGCGGTGTGGAGCGTCTCGCGCACGCTCGACATCGGCCTGTCGCGCGATGGTGCTGCGCGCATCCTGCCGGCGCGGCATGTCATCCTGGCGACCGGCGCGCTGGAGCGGCCCTTCCCGATCCCCGGCTGGACGCTGCCGGGCGTGATGGGGGCGGGGGCGGCGCAGATCCTGCTCAAGAC
This genomic window from Azospirillum brasilense contains:
- a CDS encoding ABC transporter permease, whose amino-acid sequence is MESSDAAPESALPDRPERRPLAPYLLSLPALALFAVLLLVPLVMTGLLSLNSFGFYTGIQDVWQLGNYIDIVTDDYFHEIFLRTFRIAVVVTLLCAVLGAPEAYILRRMRSPWRGLCLLVVLGPLLISVVSRTLGWALLFGSTGIINTGLLAVGLIATPIEFMYTETGVIIALTHVLVPFMVLSVWASLQRLDPQVENAALSLGAKPFTVLRRVVLPQVVPGILSGSIIVFALAASAFATPAIIGGRRLKVAATLAYDEFLNTLNWPLGAAIAILLLLANIVIIVGCNRLVERRYKQVFE
- a CDS encoding ABC transporter permease; translated protein: MNRNGPVALVFHTLFLAFLLAPILVVCVVAFTSQGYLSLPTEGLSLRWFKAIGDNPEFARAFRDSLLLGAVSSTIAVAFSVPAALAIARHQFRGREAITALFLSPLMVPHIVLGIAFLRFFTQIGLGGTFAGLVLSHVVIILPFALRLILAASTGMDRSIENAAASLGATSWTTFRRVTLPLILPGVASGWVLAFINSFDEVTMTVFIASPETTTLPVRLFLYIQDNIDPLVAAVSASLIFMTVAAMLVLDRLYGLERLLVGRGQE
- a CDS encoding ABC transporter substrate-binding protein is translated as MRALVYGLMATAALGCGVAQAQQKTLYVAAYGGSFEQTMRKDIIPAFESKTGVKVEYVAGNSTDNLAKLQAQKGNQQIDVVILDDGPMYQAVALGFCADIAKAPVYDDLYDLAKIPSGKAVSVGAVGTGIVYNKKVFDENGWAAPASWKDIEDAKYRKKLVIPPINNSYGLHALVMMARLDGGGEKNIDPGFKAFKDKVNPNVLAYEPSPGKMTELFQSGQATVAVWGSGRAKALADTGFPAAFVYPKEGGIVLASAACAITGSKQAAEAQQFIQHMLSPEVQTVMATGAGFGPVNKTVTLTADQQVGIPYGPEQMGKLLVVDWDTINANREVWNKRWTREIER
- a CDS encoding NAD(P)/FAD-dependent oxidoreductase; its protein translation is MTELTRSDCDVAVIGGGLVGSAIAWGLAQQGQTVAVLDEGDVAVRPSRGNFALVWVQGKGLGLPEYAGWTKMSSDTWTGFAERLQEQTGIDVCYRRPGGFLPLLSEEEMERRAGQLRRLHNQPNVVRYDYEMMDRAAVAKEMPFIGKDVVGASYCPLDGHCNSLKLLRALHTGMSLSGVSYLPHHRVERIEPRDGGFRMVTASGDELRSGKVVIAAGHDARRLAPMVGLDAPVRPERGHVIVTEKTAPFLNFPVGFIRQTDEGGVMIGDSFEDAGLDTTVRNGVTSTIADRALRIFPLLGKLNVVRTWAALRVLTPDGFPIYEQSTTMPGAFVATCHSGVTLAANHALALAPHIAAGTLPDEFSAFSARRFHVPAVA
- a CDS encoding LysR substrate-binding domain-containing protein, with product MLNPRQIEAFRAVMLTGGITAAAELLNISQPAVSRLIADLQYALKLTLFERRGSRIAPTSEAMSLYQEVERSFVGLERIEQAARDLQERRAGTLRVAAMPAMAIGFLPRFVARFLEERPRVDVSLWGSSSPQVLDWVAAGQCELGFGQSAVEHATVLCERMPRVRAVAVVPSNHPLAARKRLIPEDFAGEAFIALGAATLMRYSVDAMFAEHGVARTMRVETQLTMIACAMVAAGAGISIVDPFTAQEYAGRGVAIRPFEPAITFEMVVLHSAQRSLSTLAQDFLGGFRDAVATFRLPEQE
- a CDS encoding ABC transporter ATP-binding protein, which gives rise to MPYLVLDRLTKRFGPWVAVDNLSLTVEKGELVSLLGPSGCGKTTTLQMIAGFLDPSAGRVTLDGADLLAKKPNERGLGIVFQSYALFPHMTAAENVAFGLEMRGIPRADRDRMVRDALQLVGLGAFGDRYPRRMSGGQQQRVALARAMVIKPSLLLLDEPLSNLDAKMREEMQIELRRIQRSVGTTMILVTHDQAEAMALSDRVVIMNKGRVEQVAAPQDAYDNPASAFVANFLGRTNLLQGTVRRDGAGRRIDVAGTAWPVAAELPDGPGLLTVRPEKVRFVDGAGVPGLVRARVFQGTQWLFDIRTEAGDLTVIRQHDGQTLPAENEPVMVGWRAEDMRVMAGEV
- a CDS encoding (2Fe-2S)-binding protein codes for the protein MFQRLPDAGGERVSFTIDGRPAEALSGDSVAAALIANGVGACRTTPVSGAPRGPYCMMGVCFDCLVTIDGTGNQQGCQIRVRPGMRVETQNGKREIDR